ACGAGGCCGGGCGTATCCTGGTCCAGGCCCGCAAGGGGGGCCGGTCTCCCGCCCGGCTTCCGGCCGGTCTGGTGCTGCACCAGCCTGATGGCCGTCCTACGCCTGAAACCGAGGCTATCCTTCGCCACGGCCAGCCCCTGCGGTTGTGAGGGATCATGCAGATTGTTCTTCTGATCATGGTCAAGATTCTGATGTTTGTGCTGATCCGGAACCTGCGCCGCGACAGGGCGCCCGGAAAACCCATGTTCACCTGGGGAACCCGGAAACCGGACATGGAGATGTCCTCCTGCCGCCGGTGCGGCGCGTTTGTGGTCCCTGAAAAACAGCAGGCCTGTGGTGTGGACCAGTGCCCCTGGAGTCCGGCTGTGCAGGGGAGGATCCGGTGACTCCTGTCTCCCGCGGGATCCTGTACGCCCTGACCGGGTTTACCGTCTTTTCTCTCAGCGATTCTGTTTTCAAATACATCGGCAGCAGCGGTTATCCTGTTCTCGTCCTGGTATTCTGGAGCGCTTTTTCCGGTGTTGCCATGGCGACAGCCATCAGCCTGCTGTGGGGCGGCCTGCGAAAGAACCTGGGTTCGACAAACCTGAAAATGCAGGGTCTGCGGGCCCTCTTCCTGGCCCTGAATTTCGGGCTTTTTATCTGTGGACTGATCCTGCTGCCCATGGCCAAGGCCTATGCCCTGATCTTTGCGACACCTCTCCTTACGGCTGTCCTGTCCGTATTCTTCCTGAAAGAGAAAATCGGCTGGAGTCGCCTGGCCAGCATTGTTCTGGGATTTGCGGGTGTCCTGGTGATCCTGCGTCCGGGATCCATCCCGCTGGATACGGGAACGGTGTGCGTGCTCCTGGCTGCTGTGGCCATGGCGCTGGGTAACATCATCAGCCGGCGTATCGGAGAGGGGGAGCCACTCCTGGCCTTTTCCTTCTACCGTGATGCTCTCATGCTGACAGCCAGCGGAGCAGGATTGCTGATCCAGGGAGGGCAGTGGCCATCGGGTCTCCACATCGGCTTTCTGGCTGCCTCCGGAATTCTTTCAGCCACCGGCATTATCCTTGTGTCACGGGGATTTACCCTGGCACCGTCCAGCGCAGCGGCGCCCACACACTATGTCCAGATGATCTGGGCGCCCCTGATCGGCTGGCTGGTATTCCGGGAACTGCCTGATGTCTGGACAGCTGTCGGAGCCGTCCTCATCGTAGTCAGTGGTCTGTATCTGATCTGGCGGGAAAGTTGCCGGCAAGGCAGATAAAACGGACCACGTCCCGGCAAGGGAGCGTGGCCCGCAGGGCAGGTTTCAGATGTTTATGGCGCTGCCGTCTGGTTCCAGGGGAACTGGCTTGCGTCAAGGTTTTCCGGGCATTTGTACCCTGTGAGATGGGTTGTAGCCATGCCCGTGTAGCAGACGTAAGTCTGTACCCGCCTGTCTGCCTGCAGGGCATCAGGACATACCTGGTATAGCGCTGCAATGTCAGGCCCGAGATTCGCGCGCATATCCGCGGTGCCCGTGGGAACCACGGTATTGGTATAGATGGGATCAGCCGGATTCCGGCCTACCGCCTTGTCAGTGAGACCAATAAGGTGAAACATCGGGGCTGTAAGGGCTGCCAGTACTTCTATACCTTGTCCCAGCTCGTTCACGGTAGCAGGGCAGCTAGCCGGTGTGACAGGCTGTCCCTTTTTGAGGACATCCACCAGGCTGACGGGTTCCGGAAGTACGCCCATCACATCCCGTGTGGCCTTCTCGTGAAGCCTCTGGCCATGAACCATTGGCTTGTCGTCAAAAACCTCTCCATGTCTGTCCGGTGTGGATGCGCACCCGGCCACTGCAAGAGCGGCGCCTGCTGTTATCAAAGACTGCCTCAAAGTTCCCATTTTCCAGACCTCATTTCATTTTTCTGATTGTTCCGAACTTCCATGTCCGGAAGTCCTGCAGGGATATCAAAACCTGGAGTAGAGAGTCAAATTGATAACAACTTTTACGTTTCCCCTGACAGGCACAGGAACATGTCTGCCAGTAGCCTGTTACCCGGCAATTTCCACCAGCAGGGCTTCGTGATCGGAAAAAGGCTGGGGGATGACCCGCAGGGTCAGGCGATCCAGCAAGGTCTGTGAGCATATGCACAGATCCAGCGCCAGGCGGCGGCGGTGGAAGGTAAAGGTGTGTTCTTCCTCCCGGCTCAGGATATGGAGATCTGATCCCTCGACCAGCGGCTTCAGTTCCGAAAAGCCGTACATGATGTTGAAGTCGGCCAGGATGATCACATCCCCCGGGCACTGGTCCGCAAGGCCGCGGACTTCCTGCAGCTGCCTTTCGCGGACCCTCCGGTCCAGGGAGAAATGGGCAAAAAACACATGGATATTGCCCGGAAGCACCAGCCGGTAGACCAGACGTTTGGTGCCATGGGTGAAGTACAGCCGGTCAAAGGGGATTTTCTGACGGGACAGGAAGGCGTTGCTCCGTCCCCTCAGGAATGGCATGGTATTGCGCCAGTTTCCCTCACCGTACTTGTTGGCGATGTCGAAAAACCTGTAGTCATCGTCCATCAGGTATTTGAGCTGGTTCATATATGCGGTGTGGAACGAACCCTGTTCGATCTCGACAAAACAGCACACATCCGGCTGCTCTGCGCCCATGAGAGCCTTCAGCTGCGTCAGGATCAGGCTCTGCGTGGGCACGCTGCAGTAGATATGCCGGGCCGCGCGGCTGACATGTTGCCACAGGGTGCCGTCGATGCCCTTGGCATAACCGATGTTCGAGAAAAGGATCTTCTGGCTCATAAGGGTCCAAACCCGGCTGGAAGTTTCATTCTGTTGCCACGGAAAAGGGGCAGATGCAAGGAAGCAGGCGCAGCCGGGAGCGGCCCCTCCCGGCAA
The genomic region above belongs to Pseudomonadota bacterium and contains:
- a CDS encoding DMT family transporter, which produces MTPVSRGILYALTGFTVFSLSDSVFKYIGSSGYPVLVLVFWSAFSGVAMATAISLLWGGLRKNLGSTNLKMQGLRALFLALNFGLFICGLILLPMAKAYALIFATPLLTAVLSVFFLKEKIGWSRLASIVLGFAGVLVILRPGSIPLDTGTVCVLLAAVAMALGNIISRRIGEGEPLLAFSFYRDALMLTASGAGLLIQGGQWPSGLHIGFLAASGILSATGIILVSRGFTLAPSSAAAPTHYVQMIWAPLIGWLVFRELPDVWTAVGAVLIVVSGLYLIWRESCRQGR